A genomic region of Zea mays cultivar B73 chromosome 6, Zm-B73-REFERENCE-NAM-5.0, whole genome shotgun sequence contains the following coding sequences:
- the LOC103629949 gene encoding putative pentatricopeptide repeat-containing protein At5g13230, mitochondrial: protein MIRSRSLLPTFSQINGLLSRNLAANEALQWLDDELASLALPKLDSYACARFLQRCIARGDARAGRAVHARVVQRGGVAQLDTFCANVLLNFYAKLGPLATARRLFDGMPERNRVSFVTLMQGYALRGEFEEALELFRRLQREGHEVNHFVLTTILKVLVTMDAPGLACGIHACACKLGHDRNAFVGTALIDAYSLCGAVCHARCVFDGIVGKDAVTWTAMVSCYSENDIPEYALNTFSKMRMTGFKPNPFVLTSALKAAVCLSSALLGKGIHGCSVKTLYDTEPHVGGALLDMYAKCGDIEDAHAIFEMIPHDDVILWSFLISRYAQSCQNEQAFEMFLRMMRSFVVPNEFSLSGVLQACANIAFLELGEQIHNLAIKLGYESELFVGNALMDMYAKCRNMENSLEIFSSLQDANEVSWNTIIVGYCQSGFAEDALSVFHEMRAAHMLSTQVTFSSVLRACANTSSIKHAVQIHSLIEKSTFNNDTIVCNSLIDTYAKCGFIRDALKVFESIVECDVVSWNSIISAYALHGRATNALELFDRMNKSDIKANDVTFVSLLSVCGSTGLVNQGLWLFNSMMMDHRIKPSMEHYTCIVRLLGRAGRLTDALKFIGDIPSTPSPMVWRALLSSCVVHKNVALGRYAAEKVLDIEPHDETTYVLLSNMYAAAGILDEVALWRKSMRNVGVKKEAGLSWVEIKGEVHAFSVGSADHPDMRIINAMLEWLNLKASREGYVPDINVVLHDVDEEEKARMLWVHSERLALAYGLSMTPPGHPIRIMKNLRSCLDCHTMFKVISKIVQREIIVRDINRFHHFEEGICSCGDYW from the coding sequence ATGATCCGCAGCCGCAGCCTCCTCCCAACCTTCTCACAAATCAATGGTCTGCTCAGCCGTAACCTGGCTGCCAACGAGGCGCTGCAGTGGCTGGACGACGAACTCGCGTCGCTCGCGCTCCCCAAGCTCGACTCCTACGCGTGCGCAAGGTTCCTTCAGCGCTGCATCGCTCGTGGTGACGCCCGCGCCGGTCGCGCCGTGCACGCGCGCGTCGTGCAGCGCGGAGGGGTGGCGCAGCTGGACACCTTCTGCGCCAACGTCCTGCTCAACTTCTACGCGAAGCTCGGTCCACTAGCCACCGCGCGTAGGTTGTTCGACGGAATGCCAGAGCGGAATAGGGTGTCCTTCGTCACGCTCATGCAGGGCTACGCTCTGCGTGGGGAGTTTGAGGAGGCGCTGGAGCTGTTCCGAAGGCTGCAGAGGGAAGGCCACGAGGTGAACCATTTCGTGCTCACCACGATCCTGAAGGTGCTGGTCACCATGGATGCTCCTGGGCTTGCCTGCGGCATCCACGCCTGTGCGTGCAAGTTGGGCCACGACAGGAACGCCTTTGTGGGGACAGCACTGATTGATGCCTACTCGCTTTGTGGGGCCGTCTGTCATGCGAGGTGCGTGTTCGACGGGATCGTCGGGAAGGATGCTGTCACTTGGACAGCTATGGTTTCTTGCTACTCTGAGAATGACATTCCAGAGTATGCACTTAATACTTTCTCCAAAATGAGGATGACAGGTTTTAAGCCTAATCCTTTTGTGCTTACCAGTGCGCTCAAGGCCGCAGTTTGCCTGTCATCTGCCTTGCTAGGCAAGGGCATCCATGGTTGCTCAGTCAAAACACTCTATGATACTGAACCTCATGTTGGTGGTGCCTTGCTTGACATGTATGCCAAATGTGGAGACATTGAGGATGCCCACGCCATTTTTGAGATGATTCCCCATGATGATGTCATACTCTGGAGCTTTCTGATCTCCCGTTATGCTCAGAGCTGTCAGAATGAACAGGCATTTGAGATGTTCCTCAGAATGATGCGGTCTTTCGTTGTGCCTAACGAGTTTAGTTTGTCCGGTGTTCTCCAGGCTTGTGCTAATATTGCCTTTTTGGAGCTGGGCGAGCAAATTCATAACCTTGCTATAAAGTTAGGCTATGAGTCTGAATTATTTGTTGGCAATGCACTCATGGATATGTATGCGAAATGCAGAAATATGGAAAATTCGCTTGAGATCTTCTCGTCATTACAGGATGCCAATGAGGTGAGCTGGAACACAATTATTGTTGGCTACTGTCAGTCTGGTTTTGCAGAAGATGCTTTGAGTGTGTTCCATGAAATGCGTGCTGCACATATGCTCTCAACTCAAGTTACATTCTCTAGTGTGCTCCGGGCTTGTGCAAATACATCATCCATCAAACATGCTGTCCAAATTCACAGCTTGATTGAAAAATCCACATTCAATAATGACACAATCGTTTGCAATTCACTGATTGATACATATGCCAAGTGTGGATTCATTAGGGACGCTTTGAAGGTATTTGAATCTATAGTGGAATGCGATGTGGTTTCATGGAATTCCATAATCTCAGCATATGCTCTCCATGGACGAGCCACAAATGCTTTGGAACTTTTCGACAGGATGAATAAAAGTGATATTAAAGCAAATGATGTCACCTTTGTGTCTCTCCTGTCTGTCTGCGGTAGCACAGGCTTAGTCAATCAAGGACTCTGGCTGTTTAACTCTATGATGATGGATCATAGAATCAAACCATCTATGGAGCATTACACGTGCATTGTTAGGCTTCTGGGACGTGCTGGCCGTCTAACTGACGCTCTAAAGTTTATTGGGGATATTCCTTCAACACCATCTCCTATGGTTTGGCGAGCCTTACTTAGCTCATGTGTAGTCCATAAGAATGTAGCTCTGGGAAGATATGCTGCAGAGAAGGTGCTTGACATTGAACCACATGATGAGACCACCTATGTCTTACTGTCAAATATGTATGCTGCAGCTGGAATTTTGGATGAAGTTGCTCTTTGGAGGAAATCAATGAGAAACGTCGGTGTAAAGAAAGAGGCTGGCCTTAGTTGGGTTGAGATCAAGGGGGAAGTTCATGCCTTTTCAGTGGGATCAGCAGACCATCCAGATATGCGGATAATAAATGCAATGCTGGAATGGTTAAACCTGAAGGCTAGTAGAGAAGGTTATGTTCCAGACATAAACGTAGTGTTGCATGACGTGGATGAGGAAGAAAAAGCTCGCATGCTATGGGTGCATAGTGAGAGGCTGGCTTTAGCATATGGCCTTTCTATGACACCTCCTGGCCATCCAATACGGATAATGAAGAATTTGCGTTCCTGCTTGGACTGCCATACCATGTTTAAAGTTATATCTAAAATAGTTCAACGGGAAATCATTGTTAGAGATATCAATCGCTTTCATCATTTTGAGGAAGGAATATGCTCCTGTGGTGATTATTGGTGA